In one Agathobacter rectalis ATCC 33656 genomic region, the following are encoded:
- a CDS encoding aminotransferase class I/II-fold pyridoxal phosphate-dependent enzyme: MDIKRQERAPIYEALEEFKKKRVVPFDVPGHKRGRGNPELVHLLGEKCVGLDVNSMKPLDNLCHPVSVIREAEELAADAFGAANAFLMVGGTTSAVQAMILSTCKAGDKIILPRNVHKSALNALVLCGAIPVYVNPQTNAKLGISLGMEIDQVARAIEENPDAKAVLVNNPTYYGICSDLKSIVALAHSKGIKVLTDEAHGTHLYFGKGLPISGMAAGADMSAVSMHKSGGSLTQSSILLTGRDVNADYVRQIINLTQTTSASYLLLSSLDISRRNLALRGEESFAKVAQMSEYARQEINSIGGYYAYGRDLVNGTSIYDYDVTKLSIYTLDIGLAGIEVYDLLRDEYDIQIEFGDICNILAYISIGDRIQDIERLVGALEDIKRLYSKDKTGLLSGEYINPKVAVSPQEAFYSQKKSVRIMDAVGAVSGEFVMCYPPGIPILAPGELITKEIAQYIVYAKEKGCSMQGTEDPAVEYLKVLEQ, from the coding sequence ATGGATATCAAAAGACAGGAAAGAGCGCCGATTTATGAGGCTCTTGAGGAGTTTAAGAAGAAGAGAGTGGTGCCGTTTGATGTGCCGGGACACAAGAGAGGCAGGGGAAATCCTGAGCTGGTGCATCTGCTCGGAGAAAAGTGTGTAGGGCTTGATGTCAATTCAATGAAGCCGCTTGACAATTTGTGCCATCCGGTTTCGGTAATCAGAGAGGCGGAGGAGCTTGCGGCGGATGCATTTGGAGCGGCAAATGCTTTTCTTATGGTAGGAGGCACCACCTCTGCGGTGCAGGCCATGATTTTGTCCACCTGCAAGGCAGGAGACAAGATTATACTTCCGAGAAATGTTCATAAAAGTGCTCTTAATGCACTCGTGCTCTGCGGAGCGATACCTGTTTATGTCAATCCGCAGACGAATGCGAAGCTTGGTATTTCGCTTGGAATGGAGATTGACCAGGTGGCGAGGGCTATCGAGGAGAATCCGGATGCAAAGGCTGTGCTTGTAAACAATCCGACATATTATGGAATCTGTTCTGACCTTAAGTCGATAGTTGCGCTGGCTCATTCGAAGGGAATCAAGGTGCTCACGGATGAGGCACATGGTACACATCTTTATTTTGGAAAGGGGCTTCCGATATCAGGAATGGCAGCCGGGGCAGACATGTCTGCGGTATCGATGCACAAATCGGGAGGAAGCCTGACACAGAGCTCGATTCTGCTCACCGGAAGGGATGTGAATGCTGATTATGTGAGGCAGATTATCAACCTCACACAGACCACGAGCGCATCGTATCTGCTATTGTCAAGCCTTGATATATCAAGAAGAAATCTGGCACTCAGAGGCGAGGAATCCTTTGCCAAGGTGGCACAGATGTCGGAGTATGCAAGGCAGGAGATTAATTCCATAGGCGGCTATTATGCGTATGGGCGTGACCTTGTAAATGGCACGAGCATATATGATTATGATGTGACAAAGCTGTCCATCTATACGCTCGATATAGGGCTTGCCGGAATAGAGGTATATGATCTGCTGCGTGATGAGTATGATATCCAGATAGAGTTTGGAGATATCTGTAATATACTTGCGTATATATCAATTGGCGACAGAATACAGGATATAGAGAGGCTTGTAGGTGCGCTGGAGGATATCAAGCGCCTTTACAGCAAGGACAAGACCGGACTTTTGTCGGGAGAGTACATAAATCCAAAGGTGGCGGTATCGCCGCAGGAGGCGTTTTATTCGCAGAAGAAATCAGTGCGCATTATGGACGCGGTAGGTGCTGTAAGTGGTGAGTTTGTCATGTGTTATCCACCGGGAATCCCGATTCTTGCACCGGGAGAGCTTATCACAAAAGAGATTGCGCAATACATTGTCTACGCAAAGGAAAAGGGCTGTTCAATGCAGGGAACAGAGGATCCTGCGGTAGAATATCTTAAGGTATTGGAGCAGTAA
- a CDS encoding MATE family efflux transporter, which produces MSKDEYLITDAPLKALTVFAMPMILGSFFQQVYNMADSIIVGQFVGSSALAAVGACAALTNVFICIALGAGVGAGVLVSRYFGARDYGKMKTIVSTSLISFLVLSVLLGVFGFFFSHSMMSLLQTPADILDEAVLYLRVYFVGFPFLFMYNILSTMFTSIGESRIPLGLLIFSSVLNIFMDLWMVAGLDLGVFGAALATLIAQGISAVFSLLIFFSRMRRYKSRFEWFDRHELHSMLRIAVPSVLQQSTVSIGMMIVQAVVNPFGTQALAGYSATMRVENVFSLIFVSIGNAVSPFVSQNLGAKKTERIKKGYHAALVLDLCFAVLAFIVIETLHTQISSLFLGKDGTALAYQVSGDYMRWLGFFFIFMGIKMATDGVLRGLGIMRPFLAANMVNLAIRLSVALICAPRFGIAFVWLAVPAGWLANFLISYVALRKSWPAE; this is translated from the coding sequence ATGTCAAAAGATGAATACTTAATTACAGATGCCCCCTTAAAGGCATTGACAGTTTTTGCAATGCCTATGATTTTGGGCAGCTTTTTTCAACAAGTATATAATATGGCTGATTCAATCATTGTTGGTCAGTTTGTAGGCTCCTCTGCACTTGCGGCAGTTGGAGCCTGTGCTGCGCTTACGAATGTGTTCATTTGTATAGCACTGGGAGCCGGTGTAGGAGCGGGTGTACTTGTGAGCCGCTATTTCGGCGCCAGGGATTACGGCAAAATGAAAACAATAGTATCAACATCACTGATTAGTTTTCTGGTTTTAAGCGTACTTCTGGGTGTTTTTGGCTTTTTCTTTTCACATTCAATGATGAGCTTGCTACAGACACCTGCAGATATACTGGATGAGGCAGTGCTGTATCTTAGGGTTTATTTTGTGGGATTTCCCTTTTTGTTTATGTACAACATACTTTCAACGATGTTTACATCGATTGGCGAGTCAAGGATTCCGTTGGGGCTTTTGATATTTTCCTCTGTGTTAAATATATTTATGGACCTTTGGATGGTGGCAGGCCTTGACCTGGGTGTGTTCGGTGCTGCCCTTGCAACTCTAATTGCTCAGGGAATCTCTGCAGTGTTTTCACTTTTGATTTTCTTTAGCAGGATGCGCCGGTATAAAAGTCGCTTTGAATGGTTTGACAGGCATGAGCTTCATTCAATGCTTCGGATTGCTGTGCCTTCGGTTCTCCAGCAGTCTACGGTGTCAATTGGCATGATGATAGTACAGGCAGTTGTGAATCCGTTCGGTACACAGGCGCTTGCAGGATATTCGGCAACGATGAGGGTAGAGAATGTATTTTCACTGATATTTGTATCCATTGGAAATGCAGTTTCTCCGTTTGTTTCCCAAAATCTCGGAGCAAAGAAGACAGAACGTATCAAAAAAGGCTATCACGCTGCGCTGGTGTTAGACCTGTGCTTTGCAGTGCTTGCCTTTATAGTCATTGAAACACTGCATACTCAGATTTCCTCATTATTCCTGGGCAAAGACGGAACGGCCCTGGCATATCAGGTATCCGGAGATTATATGAGATGGCTTGGCTTCTTTTTCATTTTTATGGGTATCAAGATGGCCACCGATGGTGTGCTTCGTGGACTTGGCATCATGCGTCCGTTTCTCGCTGCCAATATGGTAAACCTGGCAATCCGCCTGTCGGTTGCCTTAATCTGTGCGCCGCGTTTCGGTATTGCATTTGTCTGGCTTGCTGTACCGGCCGGCTGGCTTGCCAATTTCCTGATTTCCTATGTGGCTCTCAGAAAATCCTGGCCGGCGGAATAG
- a CDS encoding AAA family ATPase gives MNNQFIQRVIFDWNRIDNDSYLKGIEAFKGIEKLDFNKPITFFVGENGSGKSTLLEALAVAHGFNPEGGTKNYVFSTHDTHSELCDAIRIAKGYRKEKWGYFLRAESFYNVATQEEEYADITHPSAKYHEKSHGESFLALAQNNMNPNGLYLFDEPEAALSPQRQLTLLMQIYRCAKEGAQFIIVTHSPILLGIPDADIYCFDNGCIHLCEYEDTESYQVTEMFINNRQMLLDRLLTD, from the coding sequence ATGAATAATCAATTCATACAAAGAGTAATATTCGATTGGAATAGAATTGATAACGATAGTTATTTAAAGGGAATCGAGGCTTTTAAGGGAATTGAAAAACTTGATTTCAATAAACCAATCACATTTTTTGTTGGAGAAAATGGCAGTGGTAAATCAACTTTGTTGGAAGCACTTGCCGTAGCACATGGTTTTAATCCTGAGGGAGGAACAAAGAATTATGTTTTTTCTACGCATGATACACATTCAGAGTTGTGTGATGCGATAAGAATTGCCAAAGGCTATCGGAAGGAAAAGTGGGGATATTTTCTTAGGGCAGAAAGCTTTTATAATGTTGCAACACAGGAAGAAGAATATGCAGATATTACACATCCTTCCGCTAAATATCATGAAAAATCACATGGAGAGAGTTTTCTCGCATTAGCGCAGAATAATATGAATCCAAATGGCTTGTATCTTTTTGACGAGCCGGAAGCTGCATTATCACCACAGAGACAGCTTACATTGTTAATGCAAATATACAGATGTGCAAAAGAGGGAGCACAGTTTATTATAGTTACGCATTCGCCGATTTTGTTAGGAATACCAGATGCAGATATCTATTGTTTTGATAATGGATGCATACATCTGTGCGAATATGAGGATACAGAGAGTTACCAGGTAACAGAAATGTTTATAAATAATAGGCAGATGCTGTTGGATAGATTACTAACAGATTAG
- a CDS encoding saccharopine dehydrogenase family protein, producing MSRLLIIGCGGVAQVAIRKCCQNSEVFTEIMIASRTKSKCDDLKAKLEGKTSTKIETAKVDADNVEELKELINAYKPDAVLNVALPYQDLTIMDACLVCGVDYIDTANYECEDTEDPKWRAIYEKRCKELGFTAYFDYSWQWAYQEKFKEAGLTAILGSGFDPGVTSVYSAYALKHYFDEIHTIDILDCNGGDHGYPFATNFNPEINLREVSANGSYWTDGHWVETKPMEWRAQYNFDQVGEKDMYLLHHEEIESLAKNIPGIKRIRFFMTFGQSYLTHMKCLEDVGMLRTDPIMVDGKEIVPIQVLKELLPDPASLGPRTVGKTNIGCIFTGVKDGKEKSIYIYNVCDHQECYKEVESQAISYTTGVPAMIGAMMVVKGLWKKPGVFNLEEMDPDPYMEALNKFGLPWQVVENPVPVDCYKTEDESVHMD from the coding sequence ATGAGCAGATTACTTATTATCGGATGTGGTGGAGTTGCGCAGGTGGCAATCAGAAAATGCTGCCAGAACAGCGAGGTATTTACCGAGATTATGATTGCAAGCAGAACCAAGTCAAAATGTGATGACTTAAAGGCAAAGCTTGAGGGAAAGACAAGCACAAAAATTGAGACTGCAAAGGTTGATGCCGACAATGTGGAGGAATTAAAAGAGCTGATTAATGCATACAAGCCGGATGCGGTTTTAAATGTTGCGCTTCCGTATCAGGATCTTACAATCATGGATGCATGTCTTGTGTGTGGTGTTGACTACATCGATACTGCCAACTATGAGTGTGAGGATACTGAGGATCCAAAGTGGAGAGCAATCTACGAAAAGCGCTGCAAGGAGCTTGGATTTACGGCATATTTTGATTATTCATGGCAGTGGGCATATCAGGAGAAATTTAAGGAGGCAGGGCTTACAGCTATTCTTGGAAGCGGATTTGACCCGGGTGTGACCTCTGTTTATTCTGCATATGCGCTGAAGCATTATTTTGATGAAATACATACTATAGACATTCTCGACTGCAATGGCGGGGACCATGGATATCCGTTTGCGACAAACTTTAATCCGGAGATAAATCTGCGTGAGGTTTCTGCGAACGGCTCATACTGGACAGACGGCCACTGGGTAGAGACAAAGCCTATGGAGTGGAGGGCGCAGTACAATTTTGACCAGGTCGGAGAAAAGGATATGTATCTGCTTCACCACGAGGAGATTGAGTCGCTCGCCAAAAATATTCCGGGAATAAAGAGAATCAGATTCTTCATGACCTTTGGACAGAGCTATCTCACACATATGAAGTGTCTTGAGGATGTAGGCATGCTAAGGACAGACCCGATTATGGTGGACGGAAAGGAAATAGTGCCAATACAGGTGCTTAAGGAGCTGCTTCCTGACCCTGCATCCCTGGGACCTCGTACAGTCGGAAAGACAAATATCGGATGTATTTTTACAGGTGTCAAGGATGGCAAAGAAAAATCAATCTACATCTATAATGTATGTGACCATCAGGAGTGCTACAAGGAGGTTGAGTCGCAGGCGATTTCTTATACCACAGGTGTGCCGGCAATGATTGGTGCCATGATGGTGGTAAAGGGACTCTGGAAGAAGCCGGGAGTGTTCAATCTCGAGGAGATGGATCCGGATCCATACATGGAGGCTCTTAATAAGTTCGGACTGCCTTGGCAGGTAGTGGAGAATCCGGTTCCTGTGGATTGCTACAAGACTGAGGATGAGTCAGTACATATGGATTAG
- a CDS encoding Hsp20/alpha crystallin family protein: MLMPSIFGENLFNDDWMDFSFPDVDKVLYGKHAKNVMKTDVKETDNSYEVDIDLPGFKKDEIEAKLENGYLTISAAKGLDKEEKDEKDGKYIRKERYSGAMSRSFYVGDELKQEDIKAKYQDGILKLSVPKKEQKKVETTKHIAIEG, translated from the coding sequence ATGTTGATGCCTAGTATTTTTGGAGAAAACTTATTTAACGATGATTGGATGGATTTTTCATTTCCTGATGTTGACAAGGTGCTTTATGGTAAACACGCAAAGAACGTTATGAAGACTGATGTCAAGGAAACAGACAATAGCTACGAAGTAGATATAGATCTTCCGGGATTCAAGAAGGATGAGATTGAGGCTAAGCTGGAGAATGGTTACTTAACTATCAGCGCAGCCAAAGGACTTGACAAGGAAGAGAAGGATGAAAAGGATGGCAAGTACATCCGCAAGGAGCGCTATTCCGGTGCTATGAGCAGGTCTTTCTATGTAGGCGATGAGCTGAAACAGGAAGATATCAAGGCAAAGTATCAGGACGGTATTCTTAAACTTTCAGTTCCGAAGAAGGAGCAAAAGAAAGTTGAGACCACAAAGCATATTGCTATTGAAGGATAA
- a CDS encoding AAA family ATPase, with translation MVSTLKLPVGIDSFEKIRRNNFYYIDKTKLIEQLVETGGEVTLFTRPRRFGKTLNMSMLKAFFETGADESLFDGLYIAQNKALCEEHMGKYPVIFLSLKSVEGLKYEDAIYRITELIGMEAERFGFLEDSEYLSENEKKRYKAIIALKDGTNAMDEKVLVSSLQILSQLLYKHFGQKTVILIDEYDVPLDKAFQNGYYKEMVSLIRGLFGMALKTNESLQFAVLTGCLRITKESIFTGLNNFKVMSILDARFDEQFGFTDNEVKKILDDYDLASHFEETKEWYDGYHFGKADIYCPWDVINYVDQLKYDKTAEPQDFWSNSSGNAIVRRFIDMADVSTKTEIERLIAGESIEKDVAPELTYDEIYKSIENLWSVLFTTGYLTHNGRTESGKYCLVIPNREIRNLFVKKIKEWFSDVSKSDGKTLEELCSAFVNEDAQKIEQIYGEYLWNTISIRDTAVAKEKKENFYHGILLGLLGYKSNWLIKSNAESGIGYSDILVEVPTNRTGIVIELKYAEDGDLDAACDKALKQIEEKDYVAKLKQDGMDNFIKYGIACFKKVCKVVC, from the coding sequence ATGGTGAGTACTTTAAAACTGCCGGTAGGAATTGATAGTTTTGAAAAAATCAGAAGGAACAACTTTTATTATATTGACAAGACAAAACTCATAGAGCAATTGGTTGAAACCGGTGGAGAGGTCACTCTTTTTACGAGGCCGCGCCGTTTCGGAAAAACTCTTAACATGAGTATGCTTAAAGCTTTTTTTGAAACCGGTGCGGATGAGTCATTGTTTGATGGCTTATATATTGCGCAAAATAAGGCACTTTGCGAAGAACATATGGGTAAATATCCGGTTATATTCCTGTCATTAAAGAGTGTGGAGGGATTGAAATACGAGGATGCCATATATCGTATTACTGAGCTTATAGGAATGGAGGCAGAAAGATTCGGCTTTTTGGAAGATAGTGAATATCTGTCAGAAAATGAAAAAAAGCGTTACAAGGCGATTATTGCATTGAAGGATGGAACGAATGCAATGGATGAAAAAGTGCTTGTATCGAGTCTGCAGATTTTATCTCAATTATTATATAAGCATTTCGGACAAAAGACTGTAATATTAATTGATGAATATGATGTTCCTCTGGATAAGGCATTCCAGAATGGTTACTATAAAGAGATGGTTTCACTCATCAGAGGGCTTTTTGGAATGGCACTAAAGACAAACGAGAGCCTGCAGTTTGCAGTTTTGACAGGATGTTTACGGATCACGAAGGAAAGCATCTTTACAGGGCTCAATAACTTTAAAGTGATGTCTATTCTGGATGCAAGATTTGATGAACAGTTTGGATTTACAGATAATGAGGTGAAGAAAATACTGGATGATTACGATTTGGCATCACATTTCGAAGAGACAAAGGAATGGTATGATGGGTATCATTTTGGTAAGGCTGATATTTATTGTCCATGGGATGTCATAAACTATGTTGATCAGTTAAAATATGACAAGACTGCAGAACCGCAGGATTTCTGGTCAAATTCAAGCGGAAATGCGATTGTCCGCAGATTTATCGACATGGCTGATGTTTCTACAAAAACGGAAATAGAGAGGCTGATAGCAGGGGAGAGTATTGAAAAGGATGTAGCTCCTGAGCTGACCTACGATGAGATATATAAGAGCATAGAAAATCTGTGGAGCGTGCTTTTTACGACAGGTTATCTGACGCACAACGGCCGCACTGAAAGCGGAAAATATTGTCTTGTAATTCCTAACAGAGAGATTAGAAATCTTTTTGTCAAAAAAATAAAAGAATGGTTTTCGGATGTTTCTAAAAGTGATGGAAAAACACTCGAAGAGCTTTGCAGTGCGTTTGTGAATGAAGATGCACAAAAGATTGAACAGATATATGGTGAGTATCTGTGGAACACAATAAGCATACGTGATACAGCAGTTGCAAAAGAGAAGAAAGAAAATTTCTACCATGGAATTTTGCTGGGACTCCTGGGTTACAAGTCAAACTGGCTTATCAAATCGAATGCTGAGTCGGGAATCGGCTATAGTGACATACTTGTGGAAGTACCGACAAACAGAACAGGAATTGTAATAGAACTCAAGTACGCTGAAGACGGTGATTTGGATGCTGCCTGTGATAAGGCATTAAAGCAGATTGAGGAAAAAGATTATGTGGCAAAGCTAAAGCAGGATGGTATGGATAACTTTATCAAGTATGGGATTGCATGCTTTAAGAAAGTGTGCAAGGTTGTGTGTTAA
- a CDS encoding GNAT family N-acetyltransferase, producing the protein MTLETERLILRPWKEDDAESLYKYAKNPEVGPIAGWPVHTSVENSREIIKSVLAADETYAVCLREDNVAIGSIGLTPPAQSHTKAADDEIEIGYWIGVPYWGQGLIPEAVRALQKHAFLDLGCSAIWCGYYDGNEKSKRCQEKCGFKYHHTEENKPCALMGDVRTEHFTYLTKEQWSDSQDKVNFMEV; encoded by the coding sequence ATGACATTAGAAACTGAGAGATTAATACTTCGTCCCTGGAAAGAGGATGATGCAGAGAGTTTATATAAATATGCAAAAAATCCAGAGGTTGGGCCTATAGCAGGATGGCCAGTACATACAAGTGTAGAGAATAGCAGAGAAATCATCAAAAGTGTTTTGGCAGCAGATGAAACATATGCAGTGTGTTTAAGAGAAGATAATGTTGCAATTGGAAGTATCGGATTGACTCCGCCAGCTCAGTCGCACACAAAAGCAGCTGATGATGAAATAGAAATTGGATATTGGATAGGTGTTCCATACTGGGGGCAGGGCTTGATTCCCGAAGCGGTTCGAGCTTTACAGAAGCATGCTTTTTTAGATTTGGGTTGTAGTGCTATATGGTGTGGATATTATGACGGAAATGAAAAATCAAAACGCTGTCAGGAAAAATGTGGATTCAAATATCATCATACGGAAGAAAATAAACCCTGTGCACTTATGGGAGATGTTAGAACGGAGCATTTTACTTATCTTACAAAAGAACAGTGGTCTGATAGTCAGGATAAAGTAAATTTTATGGAGGTATAG
- a CDS encoding DegV family protein has product MVKIISDSTCDLSQEVLERYDIDIIPLHIVKGDEELEDGPQIDIHALYEWADKNKTTPKTSAPSIETAMNVMRPYIDEGREIICFSISSEMSTSINVIRMAAEELDAEDKVTIIDSRNLSTGIGLLVVEAAVMAAEGKSREEIKTGIDELIPKVRASFVVDTLVYLYRGGRCNAVSALIGGALALHPMIVVKDGKMDASRKYRGKIGKVIKNYAKDLEEDLKNAIPDRVFITHSECDAKTVEEVRDYIASLGIFKEIIETRAGGVISSHCGPGTLGVLFIAK; this is encoded by the coding sequence ATGGTAAAAATTATATCTGACAGTACATGTGATCTGTCACAGGAAGTTTTAGAAAGATACGATATAGATATTATTCCGCTTCATATTGTAAAAGGAGATGAAGAACTGGAGGACGGACCGCAGATAGACATTCACGCATTGTATGAGTGGGCTGATAAAAATAAGACTACACCAAAGACTTCAGCTCCATCTATAGAAACAGCAATGAATGTAATGCGACCATATATTGATGAAGGCAGGGAGATCATATGCTTTTCCATATCAAGTGAGATGTCGACATCAATCAACGTGATCAGAATGGCGGCAGAAGAACTTGATGCAGAGGATAAGGTTACGATAATAGATTCAAGAAATCTGTCCACAGGAATAGGCCTGCTTGTTGTTGAGGCGGCAGTTATGGCAGCAGAGGGGAAATCCCGTGAGGAGATAAAAACCGGAATTGATGAATTGATCCCGAAGGTAAGAGCGAGCTTTGTTGTAGATACACTTGTGTACCTTTACAGAGGTGGTAGATGCAATGCGGTTTCTGCGCTTATCGGAGGAGCATTGGCGCTTCATCCCATGATCGTTGTAAAGGATGGTAAAATGGATGCAAGCAGGAAATATAGAGGTAAGATCGGTAAAGTCATAAAGAATTATGCAAAAGATCTGGAAGAGGACCTGAAAAACGCAATACCGGATCGGGTATTTATTACACATTCGGAATGTGATGCTAAGACAGTTGAAGAGGTAAGGGATTACATAGCCTCTCTTGGCATTTTTAAGGAAATAATAGAGACAAGAGCAGGTGGTGTGATTTCATCACATTGTGGACCTGGCACACTCGGAGTGTTATTTATTGCAAAATAA
- a CDS encoding DUF3368 domain-containing protein, with the protein MIVVSDTTPLISLLKINRIDLMEKLFGAVMIPTAVFDELTADKRFQLEANQITQTKFIVVKPVTNPESASVLKRATGLDQGESEAIVLTDELKADLLLMDEAKGRNVSTQMGLKIMGTIGILMAAYEEHELTSDEVRECVDGLQRAGRHIGQRHYQMLLSRLKD; encoded by the coding sequence ATGATTGTTGTATCCGATACAACACCACTGATATCACTTCTTAAAATTAATCGTATAGATTTAATGGAAAAGCTGTTTGGAGCGGTTATGATTCCAACGGCGGTATTTGATGAGCTGACAGCCGATAAACGTTTTCAGCTTGAAGCGAATCAGATTACACAGACGAAATTTATTGTAGTTAAGCCTGTAACAAATCCGGAATCAGCCAGTGTATTAAAACGAGCAACCGGTCTTGATCAGGGGGAGAGTGAGGCAATAGTTTTAACAGATGAATTGAAAGCAGATTTGTTATTAATGGATGAGGCAAAAGGCAGAAATGTATCAACTCAGATGGGACTTAAAATTATGGGGACGATAGGTATTCTCATGGCGGCATATGAGGAACACGAACTGACATCGGATGAGGTCAGAGAATGCGTTGATGGTTTGCAACGTGCAGGACGGCATATTGGACAACGGCACTATCAGATGCTGCTAAGTAGACTGAAAGACTAA
- the speE gene encoding polyamine aminopropyltransferase, whose product MQMWFSQYHTVNVKLDVRIQEQLFSGQSDYQKIDVFKSYEFGKMVALDGEIVFSDTDEFIYDEMVTHVPMAVHPNAKRILIIGGGDGGVAKELIKYPSVEHIDVVETDKMFVDVCRRFFPEVACGLEDERISMFYDDGLRFLRRKHDEYDLIINDSTDPLGHTEGLFTKEFYGSCYKALKDDGIMVYQHGSPFYDEDELECRKMHRKVYKSFPISRVYQAHIPTCPSGYWLFGFASKKYHPLYDLDAKRWDELGLKTWYYTTHLHRGAFMLPKYVEDLLEEEETK is encoded by the coding sequence ATGCAAATGTGGTTTTCACAATATCATACTGTCAATGTCAAGCTGGATGTAAGGATACAGGAGCAGCTTTTTTCAGGGCAGAGTGATTATCAGAAAATAGATGTGTTTAAATCATATGAGTTTGGCAAAATGGTCGCGCTGGATGGCGAGATTGTTTTTTCGGACACAGATGAGTTTATATATGATGAGATGGTCACACATGTGCCGATGGCGGTCCACCCGAACGCAAAAAGGATACTTATAATAGGTGGCGGCGACGGCGGCGTGGCAAAGGAGCTCATCAAATATCCGTCTGTCGAGCATATTGATGTGGTTGAGACAGACAAGATGTTTGTCGATGTATGCAGGCGGTTTTTCCCCGAGGTAGCATGTGGACTTGAGGATGAAAGAATTTCCATGTTTTATGATGATGGTCTGCGATTCTTACGCAGAAAGCATGATGAATATGATCTGATAATCAACGATTCCACAGACCCGCTCGGACATACGGAGGGACTTTTCACAAAAGAGTTTTATGGAAGCTGTTATAAGGCACTAAAGGATGATGGAATCATGGTTTACCAGCACGGCAGTCCTTTTTATGATGAGGATGAGCTTGAGTGCCGGAAAATGCACAGAAAGGTGTATAAATCATTTCCTATAAGCAGGGTATATCAGGCACATATTCCAACCTGTCCGTCAGGCTACTGGCTGTTTGGGTTTGCATCGAAGAAATATCATCCGCTTTATGATCTGGATGCAAAAAGATGGGATGAACTGGGGCTTAAAACCTGGTATTATACAACACATTTACACAGGGGAGCCTTCATGCTTCCGAAATATGTGGAGGATTTACTCGAGGAAGAGGAAACAAAGTAA